The following proteins come from a genomic window of Montipora capricornis isolate CH-2021 chromosome 9, ASM3666992v2, whole genome shotgun sequence:
- the LOC138016583 gene encoding uncharacterized protein: protein MFPRTILKFQARWSFFLTKSLFFRRCVTQVLIAHVGPKPRHFCQYSVWFRKSLPKLKMDQELFIFSFRGLTTRNCHQKPDYTSLNQRELSSKENESSAFAFLSGPEYIDRKSCEKVRSGFAEYTLNEDGYMNIQDLVDFLKRENAMDICVIRTTGDKRNYVDYFVVVSGVSSRHLRAMAKNLEQLFRGHEVRGIGRDGHVVVEGLESDHWVALDIGNIVVHFFLPEVRDVYELEKLWTLGPKIDDQSKAILEYESFLQATEFGISLDKDSSITDG from the exons ATGTTCCCGCGAACTATCCTCAAGTTTCAAGCAAGATGGTCCTTCTTTCTTACAAAATCACTGTTTTTTCGACGTTGCGTTACGCAAGTTTTGATTGCTCACGTTGGTCCAAAGCCAAGACATTTTTGCCAATACAGTGTTTGGTTCCGTAAGAGCTTGCCCAAACTAAAGATGGATCAAGAACTGTTCATTTTCTCATTTAGAGGTTTAACTACCCGAAACTGCCATCAGAAACCAGATTATACTTCATTAAACCAACGTGAGCTCAGCTCAAAGGAAAACGAATCAAGTGCTTTTGCGTTCTTGAGTGGACCTGAGTATATTGATAGGAAATCTTGTGAAAAAGTTCGTTCTGGTTTTGCGGAGTACACTCTTAACGAGGATGGTTACATGAACATTCAAGATCTGGTTGATTTTCTTAAAAGGGAGAATGCAATGGATATTTGTGTGATAAGAACTACTggagacaaaagaaactatgtTGATTACTTTGTAGTAGTCAGCGGCGTGTCATCTAGACATCTACGTGCAATGGCAAAGAATCTTGAGCAACTG ttcagAGGTCATGAAGTACGTGGCATTGGCAGAGATGGCCATGTTGTAGTTGAGGGCTTAGAGAGTGATCACTGGGTGGCCTTAGATATTG GAAATATtgttgtccatttctttctccCTGAAGTGCGAGATGTTTATGAGTTGGAAAAACTTTGGACCCTTGGTCCAAAAATTGATGACCAGTCAAAAGCAATTCTTGAATATGAGAGTTTTTTACAAGCTACTGAATTTGGAATAAGCCTTGATAAGGACTCCAGTATTACTGATGGATAG